Part of the Mercenaria mercenaria strain notata unplaced genomic scaffold, MADL_Memer_1 contig_3690, whole genome shotgun sequence genome, CGCAAGCGACACAAATCTGCTTCAAGTGAAGTATCTCCTGGCTGAGGGGTATACATAGGTTTTAAACCAAAATGCTTCAGGCTCCTTAGCAAACATATAGCAAGGGTAAGGTCAAAGTCTGCCGTTGTAGGAGGGATGCCACGCTTTAGATACAGCAAATCAAACTGGACCTTCGTTATTATTCTGGCTGCCCTCAAGTTCTTTATAACTTTTCTTTCACGAGCCAGGAGGGTTGTTAGTGGAGTATCTGAGCATCTGTCGTCAATTAAATTCCTAACTATTGCAGTTCCGATAAGCGTTAATAAACGGTAAAGATACACTGCGTGAACTTTCTCTTTCACTTCGTGAACCTCGTCTCCCATCTTGTGAACATCTTCTGTTACATCGGTTTCTATGTTGTACATGtgatgagacataaataaataaataaatgcataaatcaataaataaataaataaataaataaataaataagtaaatatcctGAAAGTGTAATCTCCTAACCATACTAGTTGATTGCCACACATTTATGACATGTATGACCACAATGCTGTACATTATTATTATCAGATTATAAGGTACTGATCAGCCTAATATATAAACAAGTAATCATATATTAATcgtaaaataatcataattacagCCTAATTTTCTTGATTAATCATTAATCGAAAAAAGTATGATTAATGatgattaatgaaaaatattaattgattattaatCGTTATGATTACTTTAACCGATAACCCCATGTCTGCTCACAGAGTTCTTGTGGTGTTACCACCTACAGTCgaaaaataatattatcattaatcaagtgatttcatattggcctagttatttgtcctcgggcagtcgtattggccctcggctTACGGCCTCGGACCAAtgcgacaacccttggacaaataacaaggccattatgaaattgcttgattaatgacATTATAtttcaagtgcattttttttgtatctgTAAGCGACTGCATTACTATTGCAACAAGTCGCTATCGTTTTCAATTAACGTCGGTGGAAGGTGGTATTACTTGTATCATAGACGAATTTTCAACAAGGATAATGCCAAAATTACTATTAATCGCTATGAAATCGGTTACACTgtaaacaaaagggtcatgatgattCTGGATCATTCACATGAGTGatattgatttatttcagtatattaaaTACATGGTATGGTACAACACACATGAAAccaaatttcaaatatcacatatacaatgactaggaattaaaacatattgaagaCAATACCAATAACTGCAGAAAAAATATACCaggccactgaccattccaaggcagtgccccactgtgttcctttgtttgttcgttttgtccttatgtgttggctgtgtgtgcatgcgtgcatgcgtgcgtgcgtacgtgtgtgtgtgtgtctgtgtgtgtgtgcgtgtgtgtgtgtgaaaccTGATTTTAATAAGTTAGTGGCGGCTTTGAAGAATTGCGCTCTCAAAAAACATTGGTAAAGTGAAAAAGTTATGTTCACGAGAACTTTTAATGTAATGATAAGTTAGAGCAATATACTCAGTGAGTAAATGTAAGGATTCATAGACTAGATATTAAGCCACTCGTAGCTGATCTCTTCAACCGTATGACTGATCTTAAAAAACAGCGTTGTTAGTATGAGAGTAGATGATATGGAAGGGGATGAGGAGCAGTCCATTTTTGGTTCACAGGACAGTATTGCTTCTGCGCATTAGAGCGTCGTTACTAGTGTCTTCAGTAAGCAGTGATATCAGTACACGCCATACATTTACATAGACACTATcctttcatttaaataatttgagTGTAGGTAAGACCTTTTGTAGATATTTTTTCTTACTGTATCCCGTATCTAATTGGTAGCCTattgagctctgtaaagacacgGAAATATGACTCGGTCGGTAAATTCTAATTGTAATGCGAACTGACTTTTAATAGCATGTTGTGTTTGGTTATCAAATTGCAAAAGTGAAGTATTAGGGTAACCAGGCAATTCTAGATGAAAAGTTAGTTCTCCTCTGGTCAGGAACTGTCATATTAATCTCCGATCATCGATTATTTCTCCCAGCGTAACATAAGGTACTGCCGCcacaaatataaatttgaaattaactatcaaataattatttttaagacAGCTTTCTCTCCCCTGTTAGAGCGCATCAGTGTGTAGGAGATTACCATATTGTGTAACCTATCCTACGGAATTTAGTCTAGCATTTGTTTTCGAGATGCCGCACatattttgttggttttattaCAGAGTCACCGACCTTTTCAGTTTTATTGGCTGTTGAAGTTTATCTACAAAATGATATCGGACAGGCAATGCTGATCACTGTGCAACGTCTCTACCCTTGAAGTATATGCAGATTTGATTCTGTAGGCTGTAAGAAAAGGTCCTATTTGGAGCtatcagcgtagaaatgatgcAACCTTGACGTCTTCATATTCTGCTCATTGGTTCATAT contains:
- the LOC128553303 gene encoding uncharacterized protein LOC128553303, whose product is MGDEVHEVKEKVHAVYLYRLLTLIGTAIVRNLIDDRCSDTPLTTLLARERKVIKNLRAARIITKVQFDLLYLKRGIPPTTADFDLTLAICLLRSLKHFGLKPMYTPQPGDTSLEADLCRLRMYRNELAHSFSFLTAGIQEQEFNDKWIDIEGVCSQKYNNVQLESFN